A stretch of the Tardiphaga sp. 709 genome encodes the following:
- a CDS encoding methyl-accepting chemotaxis protein, whose protein sequence is MKLANIRITYKLVVLVAVTMIGLCAAGILAAYMVKSEMLSARTEQLKSIVEIGTNVAASIQKDVAAGKLTKEAATAELVRRIEPMTYDNGNYLFIYTMDGEVVHLPGFKAGSNRLDVKVSGVAITREFRDGVAANGTKILTYEFQKPNEQVPSRKMGYAAALPGWNMFIATGAYLDDLDAHLKPIIWALGLAMLAIAAVAGAIAWLIGRSITRPLGMLGSRMESLANGALDEEIPGVGRGDEVGAMAKTVQVFKDNALRIRSLEEVEADAQGRIAAERRAAMEAMATDFERSVTGIVRSVSTAAVGMQSTAQSMTATASDASSRAATVSAASTRSSDNVSTVAAAAEELSASVSEVLRQVSASSEIASKAVGDAERTNATVQILSSGAEKIGEVVQLIHSIASQTNLLALNATIEAARAGESGRGFAVVASEVKALASQTAKATEEISAQVAAMQASTSEAVASIGAITGTIAQMSQITNTISVAVEQQGTATQEIARNIQSVSAGANEISNHIGGVSSAAEATGSAASQVLSNARELESQSGMLRTAVDDFLTKVRAA, encoded by the coding sequence GTGAAGCTCGCCAATATCCGTATTACGTACAAGCTCGTCGTTCTGGTGGCCGTCACCATGATCGGCCTCTGCGCCGCGGGCATTCTGGCCGCCTATATGGTCAAGAGCGAGATGCTCTCTGCGCGAACCGAGCAGCTGAAGTCGATCGTCGAAATCGGGACCAACGTCGCGGCCAGCATCCAGAAAGATGTCGCAGCAGGCAAGCTCACCAAGGAAGCCGCAACCGCCGAGCTGGTGCGCCGCATCGAGCCGATGACCTATGACAATGGCAACTATCTGTTCATCTACACGATGGACGGCGAGGTGGTTCATCTGCCGGGCTTCAAGGCGGGATCCAACCGGCTGGACGTCAAGGTCAGCGGCGTTGCCATTACGCGTGAATTCCGCGACGGCGTCGCAGCCAACGGCACGAAGATTCTGACCTACGAATTCCAGAAACCCAATGAGCAGGTTCCGTCGCGCAAGATGGGTTATGCCGCGGCGCTTCCTGGCTGGAACATGTTCATTGCCACCGGTGCCTATCTCGATGACCTCGACGCCCATCTGAAGCCGATCATCTGGGCGCTCGGCCTGGCCATGCTGGCCATTGCCGCAGTGGCGGGTGCGATCGCGTGGCTCATCGGCCGTAGCATCACCAGGCCGCTCGGCATGCTGGGATCGCGCATGGAGTCGCTCGCCAATGGTGCGCTGGATGAGGAAATTCCCGGCGTCGGCCGCGGCGATGAAGTCGGCGCGATGGCCAAGACGGTTCAGGTGTTCAAGGACAATGCGCTGCGTATCCGCTCGCTCGAAGAGGTCGAGGCGGATGCGCAGGGCCGTATCGCCGCAGAGCGCCGCGCCGCCATGGAGGCGATGGCCACGGATTTCGAGCGCAGCGTGACGGGCATCGTCCGCTCGGTCTCCACCGCCGCAGTCGGTATGCAGAGCACCGCGCAGTCGATGACGGCGACGGCAAGCGATGCAAGCTCGCGCGCCGCGACGGTCAGCGCAGCTTCGACGCGCTCGTCCGATAATGTCAGCACGGTTGCGGCGGCTGCGGAGGAATTGTCAGCGTCAGTCAGTGAAGTGCTGCGTCAGGTATCGGCCTCCAGCGAGATCGCCAGCAAGGCGGTAGGCGATGCCGAGCGCACCAATGCCACCGTTCAGATCCTGTCGAGCGGCGCTGAAAAGATCGGCGAGGTCGTGCAGCTGATCCACAGCATTGCCTCGCAGACCAATCTGCTGGCGCTGAACGCGACCATCGAAGCCGCACGCGCCGGCGAGTCCGGTCGCGGCTTTGCCGTGGTCGCGTCGGAGGTGAAGGCGCTGGCCAGCCAGACCGCCAAGGCCACTGAGGAAATCTCGGCGCAGGTTGCCGCCATGCAGGCATCGACCAGCGAGGCCGTTGCATCAATCGGCGCCATCACCGGCACCATCGCGCAGATGAGCCAGATCACCAACACGATCTCTGTCGCGGTGGAGCAGCAGGGGACGGCGACGCAGGAAATCGCGCGCAACATTCAGTCGGTATCGGCCGGTGCGAACGAGATCAGCAATCATATCGGCGGCGTCAGCAGCGCAGCCGAAGCAACCGGTTCGGCTGCATCGCAGGTGCTGTCGAATGCACGGGAGCTCGAGAGCCAGTCCGGCATGCTGCGCACCGCGGTCGACGATTTCCTCACCAAGGTGAGGGCGGCCTGA
- a CDS encoding cache domain-containing protein — MNRLKISIGLRLYSIIGLSFLGLAGLAWMQLNTLGDSLKQQRQSELTHLTELALGIAQEEYATIQRSGVSDEAARKTAAARIGKLRYGNGDYFWINDLQPRMVMHPIKPEMNGSDLSGNKDPNGKRLFVEFADVVKKQKAGFVDYLWPKPGKDAPQPKLSYVVGFEPWGWVIGTGVYIDDLQVQLWESARTVMIAALAVIVILGALAWMIGRSITIPLRRLGARMRGLADGALDEAIPDVDRGDEIGAMAATVQVFKDNAVRIRGLDKIEVESQARAAAERRAAMESLADDFERSVNGIVRSVSTAAAGMQSTAQSMTATASDASSRASTVGAASARSSDNVSTVAAAAEELSASVSEVLRQVAASSDIASKAVGDAERTNATVQQLSSGAEKIGEVVQLIHNIASQTNLLALNATIEAARAGESGRGFAVVASEVKALASQTAKATEEISAQVAAMQASTQEAVNSINAITGTIAQMSQITTTISSAVEEQGSATQEIARNIQSVAAGSSEVSAHIGGVSAAAEATGQAAGMVLSNAKELDGQSSILRKAVDEFLAKVRAA; from the coding sequence ATGAATCGTTTGAAAATTTCGATCGGCCTTCGCCTCTACAGCATCATTGGCTTGAGCTTTCTTGGCCTCGCCGGGCTGGCCTGGATGCAGCTGAACACCCTCGGCGACTCCCTCAAGCAGCAGCGCCAGAGCGAATTGACCCATCTTACGGAGCTGGCGCTCGGCATCGCGCAGGAAGAATACGCGACGATTCAGCGTAGCGGCGTGTCGGACGAGGCCGCGCGCAAGACCGCAGCGGCGCGTATCGGCAAACTGCGCTACGGCAATGGCGATTACTTCTGGATCAACGACCTGCAGCCGCGCATGGTGATGCATCCGATCAAGCCCGAGATGAACGGTAGCGATCTCTCCGGCAACAAGGATCCGAACGGCAAGCGGCTGTTTGTCGAATTCGCCGATGTCGTGAAGAAGCAGAAGGCTGGCTTCGTCGACTATCTGTGGCCCAAGCCCGGCAAGGACGCACCGCAGCCGAAGCTCTCTTATGTCGTCGGTTTCGAGCCCTGGGGCTGGGTCATCGGCACCGGCGTCTATATCGACGACTTGCAGGTACAGCTCTGGGAGAGTGCGCGCACCGTGATGATCGCGGCACTCGCGGTCATTGTCATTCTCGGCGCGCTTGCCTGGATGATTGGCCGCAGCATCACCATTCCGCTTCGCCGGCTTGGCGCGCGCATGCGCGGTCTCGCCGATGGTGCGCTGGATGAAGCGATCCCCGACGTCGATCGGGGCGACGAGATCGGCGCCATGGCCGCAACGGTTCAGGTGTTCAAGGACAATGCGGTGCGCATTCGCGGGCTGGACAAGATCGAGGTGGAATCGCAGGCCCGTGCTGCTGCCGAACGCCGTGCGGCGATGGAGAGCCTCGCCGATGATTTCGAGCGCAGCGTCAACGGCATCGTGCGTTCCGTCTCCACCGCTGCGGCCGGTATGCAGAGCACCGCGCAGTCGATGACGGCGACGGCCAGCGACGCGAGCTCGCGCGCATCGACGGTCGGTGCGGCATCGGCGCGCTCATCTGACAATGTGAGCACGGTTGCCGCCGCGGCTGAAGAACTATCGGCATCGGTCAGCGAAGTGCTGCGTCAGGTGGCGGCGTCGAGCGACATCGCCAGCAAGGCAGTGGGCGATGCGGAGCGCACCAATGCGACGGTGCAGCAGCTCTCCAGCGGCGCTGAGAAGATCGGCGAGGTCGTGCAGCTGATCCACAACATCGCCTCGCAGACCAATCTGCTTGCGCTCAACGCGACCATTGAAGCGGCACGTGCAGGTGAATCCGGCCGTGGCTTTGCGGTCGTCGCGTCGGAAGTGAAGGCACTGGCGAGCCAGACGGCCAAGGCCACCGAGGAAATCTCGGCGCAGGTTGCAGCGATGCAGGCGTCGACGCAGGAGGCTGTCAACTCGATCAACGCCATCACCGGTACGATCGCGCAGATGAGCCAGATCACCACGACGATCTCGTCGGCCGTGGAAGAGCAGGGGTCGGCCACGCAGGAGATCGCGCGCAACATCCAGTCGGTTGCCGCTGGCTCGAGCGAGGTCAGCGCTCATATCGGCGGCGTCAGCGCAGCGGCGGAAGCAACGGGGCAGGCGGCAGGCATGGTGCTGTCGAATGCGAAGGAGCTGGACGGCCAATCCAGCATCCTGCGCAAGGCGGTGGATGAATTCCTCGCGAAGGTTCGCGCAGCGTAG
- a CDS encoding methyl-accepting chemotaxis protein, whose amino-acid sequence MKISNLTITPKLGILVGVMLLGLCASGVLAGYFVQREMMTSRIEELRHFVDAARSVAIGLQKQVDAGQLTKEAAMAEFGRRANTMTYDNGAGYLFGSMMDGVTVLSPDAKQIGQNRLDVVTNGKAIGREWRDSVAAKGEHTMFYDYVKPGQTEPLRKVAYAAAIPGWNMYVGAGAYLEDLDARLKPIVWALGLAILAIGAVAGGIAWMIGRSISRPLGQLGARMRTLADGALEDDIPGTGRGDEIGAMASTVQVFKDNAVRIRGLDKIEAESQARASAERRSAMESIADDFERSVNGIVRSVSTAAAGMQTTAQSMTATASDASSRASTVGAASERSSDNVSTVAAAAEELSASVSEVLRQVSQSSQIASKAVGDAERTNATVQLLSSGAEKIGEVVQLIHSIASQTNLLALNATIEAARAGESGRGFAVVASEVKALASQTAKATEEISAQVAAMQASTSEAVLSISAITGTIAQMSEITTSISTAVQEQGEATREIARNIQSVAAGSSEISEHIGGVSSAAEATGTAASQVLSNARELDTQSGMLRTAVDEFLTKVRAA is encoded by the coding sequence GTGAAGATAAGTAATCTGACGATCACGCCCAAGCTAGGTATTCTGGTGGGTGTCATGTTGCTTGGTCTGTGCGCGTCCGGCGTTCTCGCGGGATATTTCGTTCAGCGCGAGATGATGACCTCAAGGATCGAGGAGCTTCGCCACTTCGTCGATGCCGCGCGCAGCGTGGCGATCGGACTGCAAAAGCAAGTCGACGCCGGCCAGCTCACCAAGGAAGCCGCGATGGCTGAATTCGGTCGTCGTGCAAATACGATGACCTACGACAACGGCGCGGGCTACCTGTTTGGCTCCATGATGGACGGCGTGACGGTGTTGTCGCCGGATGCCAAGCAGATCGGTCAGAACCGCCTCGATGTGGTGACCAATGGCAAGGCGATCGGTCGCGAGTGGCGCGACAGTGTTGCTGCTAAAGGCGAGCACACGATGTTTTATGACTACGTCAAACCTGGCCAGACGGAGCCGCTGCGCAAGGTTGCCTATGCCGCTGCGATCCCCGGATGGAACATGTATGTGGGCGCCGGAGCCTATCTGGAAGATCTCGACGCCAGGTTGAAGCCGATCGTCTGGGCGCTCGGTTTGGCGATCCTTGCCATTGGTGCGGTCGCGGGCGGCATCGCCTGGATGATCGGTCGCAGCATCAGCCGCCCGCTCGGTCAGCTCGGTGCGCGGATGCGCACGCTAGCCGATGGAGCGCTTGAAGACGACATTCCCGGGACCGGGCGCGGCGATGAGATCGGTGCGATGGCATCGACCGTCCAGGTCTTCAAGGACAATGCCGTCCGGATTCGCGGGCTCGACAAGATCGAGGCCGAGTCGCAGGCGCGCGCGTCTGCCGAGCGGCGTTCGGCCATGGAGAGCATCGCCGATGATTTCGAACGCAGCGTCAACGGGATCGTTCGCTCGGTATCGACGGCAGCGGCAGGGATGCAGACTACCGCGCAATCCATGACGGCGACCGCCAGCGATGCCAGTTCGCGTGCGTCGACGGTTGGCGCCGCGTCGGAGCGGTCGTCTGACAATGTCAGCACGGTTGCAGCCGCTGCCGAGGAATTGTCGGCTTCGGTCAGCGAAGTCTTGCGGCAGGTCTCGCAGTCGAGCCAAATTGCCAGCAAAGCAGTCGGCGATGCGGAACGCACCAATGCGACCGTTCAGCTGCTGTCCAGCGGCGCGGAGAAGATCGGCGAAGTGGTTCAGTTGATCCACAGCATCGCCTCCCAGACCAATCTGCTCGCGCTGAATGCGACTATCGAAGCGGCGCGCGCCGGCGAGTCCGGCCGCGGCTTTGCGGTGGTCGCCTCTGAAGTGAAGGCGCTGGCCAGCCAAACCGCCAAGGCCACCGAAGAGATCTCCGCCCAGGTTGCCGCCATGCAGGCGTCCACCAGCGAAGCCGTGCTTTCGATCAGCGCCATTACCGGCACGATCGCGCAGATGAGCGAGATCACCACCAGTATCTCCACGGCCGTCCAGGAGCAGGGCGAGGCTACGCGGGAAATCGCGCGCAACATTCAGTCGGTCGCGGCGGGCTCCAGTGAGATCAGCGAACATATCGGGGGCGTCAGCAGCGCAGCAGAAGCGACCGGGACGGCGGCCTCGCAGGTGTTGTCGAATGCCAGGGAGCTCGATACCCAGTCCGGCATGTTGCGGACGGCAGTGGACGAGTTCCTGACCAAGGTGCGTGCTGCGTAG
- a CDS encoding esterase-like activity of phytase family protein has protein sequence MRSTFLCSVASLVMLSSAAFAQSEGEFPAKLAGHAVLPATSTIDAPADAPNDLKTSGKYTTGKRVEALGTVMGKSYERATGISLPMKGQPLQGHSGIKVMPDGSFWVLTDNGAGSRYNSADYMIYLNHHKIDWKNGKVERQATVFLHDPDKKVPFRIVHEDTAKRYLTGADVDTEGFQIVGDNFWIGEEFGPYIIKADKTGKVLAVFDTVADGKPVRSPDHWSVQSPGAPGATYTTVNLRRSKGYEGFASSKDGKFLYGLLEGPIWDAEKKDWEKVDGKEASRILEFDVANEKFTGRYWQYVFEQNGNAIGDFNMITADNGLIIERDNGEGTKDKACADGKRGEDCFPDLAKFKKVYKIELNDANVGKPVRKIGFIDLMKIQDPNKLARKPLNDGVLTFPFFTIENVDQVDATHIIVGNDNNLPFSSSREPNKADDNEFVLLEVADFLKAK, from the coding sequence ATGCGCAGCACATTCCTCTGCTCCGTCGCTTCCCTCGTCATGCTTTCTTCCGCAGCCTTTGCGCAGTCGGAAGGCGAATTTCCAGCCAAGCTCGCCGGCCATGCCGTGCTGCCGGCGACGTCGACCATCGACGCGCCCGCGGACGCGCCGAACGACCTGAAGACTTCGGGCAAATACACCACCGGCAAGCGCGTCGAAGCGCTCGGCACCGTGATGGGCAAGTCCTATGAGCGCGCCACCGGCATCTCGCTGCCGATGAAGGGCCAGCCGCTGCAGGGCCATTCCGGCATCAAGGTGATGCCCGACGGTTCGTTCTGGGTGCTGACCGACAATGGCGCCGGCTCGCGCTACAATTCGGCCGACTACATGATCTATCTCAATCACCACAAGATTGACTGGAAGAACGGCAAGGTCGAGCGTCAGGCCACCGTGTTCCTGCACGATCCCGACAAGAAGGTGCCGTTCCGCATCGTCCATGAAGACACCGCCAAGCGCTACCTGACCGGCGCCGATGTCGACACCGAAGGCTTCCAGATCGTCGGCGACAATTTCTGGATCGGCGAGGAATTCGGCCCCTACATCATCAAGGCCGACAAGACCGGCAAGGTGCTGGCTGTGTTCGACACCGTCGCCGACGGCAAGCCGGTGCGTTCGCCGGACCATTGGTCGGTGCAGTCGCCGGGCGCGCCGGGCGCCACCTACACCACCGTCAACCTGCGCCGCTCCAAGGGCTATGAAGGCTTCGCCTCCTCCAAGGATGGCAAGTTCCTCTACGGCCTGCTCGAAGGCCCGATCTGGGATGCCGAAAAGAAGGACTGGGAAAAGGTCGACGGCAAGGAAGCCTCGCGCATCCTGGAATTCGACGTCGCCAACGAAAAGTTCACCGGTCGCTACTGGCAGTACGTGTTCGAACAGAACGGCAATGCCATCGGCGACTTCAACATGATCACCGCCGACAACGGCCTGATCATCGAGCGCGACAACGGCGAAGGCACCAAGGACAAGGCCTGCGCCGACGGCAAGCGCGGTGAAGACTGCTTCCCGGATCTCGCCAAGTTCAAGAAGGTCTACAAGATCGAACTGAACGACGCCAATGTCGGCAAGCCCGTTCGCAAGATCGGCTTCATCGACCTGATGAAGATCCAAGACCCGAACAAGCTGGCCCGCAAGCCGCTGAACGACGGCGTGCTGACCTTCCCGTTCTTCACCATCGAGAATGTCGACCAGGTTGATGCCACGCACATCATCGTCGGCAACGACAACAACCTGCCGTTCTCGTCGAGCCGCGAACCGAACAAGGCCGACGACAACGAGTTCGTGCTGCTCGAAGTCGCCGACTTCCTGAAGGCGAAGTAA
- a CDS encoding GIY-YIG nuclease family protein yields the protein MYYVYILASSRHGTLYIGVTNNIARRIMEHRTGKGSKFAREYKIFRLVYVESYDQPSDAITREKQLKRWNRDWKIRLIETDNPEWSDLSSLLANGS from the coding sequence ATGTACTACGTCTACATTCTCGCCAGCAGTCGTCATGGTACGCTGTATATTGGCGTAACTAATAATATAGCTCGGCGAATAATGGAGCACCGGACGGGAAAGGGTTCGAAGTTCGCTCGGGAGTACAAGATTTTCCGGTTGGTCTATGTCGAGAGCTACGACCAACCCAGCGATGCCATCACGCGTGAAAAGCAGCTCAAGAGGTGGAATCGTGACTGGAAGATCCGGCTGATCGAGACGGACAATCCCGAATGGAGCGACCTGTCGTCGCTGCTGGCGAATGGCTCGTAA
- a CDS encoding tripartite tricarboxylate transporter substrate binding protein: MHGLSILRGVASASFIGALLLATPAAIAQTANYPNRAITLVLPFAAGSGTDTTTRLIAKELGTALNANTVIDNKAGANGSIAASFVARAPADGYTLFVTTNTTHSANPYLLKTMSYDPIKDFTPIARTGDLPFMLVINPEIPANSVEELVALAKKEPGKYSYASGSSSAIVSGATFARLAGLDLLHVPYKSSPPALTDVIAGRVSMMFVDVPTGLPHVNAKALKSLAVTTKYRSKLLPDLPTMDEAGVKGFDITSWQGYLGPANMPKDIVVKLNTEIRKIVERPEIQKDLANRGMEAFSGTPEEFDAFLKDQLKVWEKLITDAGIEKQ; encoded by the coding sequence ATGCACGGACTTTCAATTCTTCGCGGTGTAGCGAGCGCATCGTTTATCGGAGCGCTGCTGTTGGCGACCCCGGCCGCCATCGCACAGACTGCGAACTATCCAAACCGGGCGATCACGCTGGTGCTCCCGTTCGCCGCCGGCAGCGGCACTGACACCACGACGCGCCTGATTGCCAAGGAGCTTGGCACCGCACTGAACGCCAACACCGTGATCGACAACAAGGCCGGCGCCAATGGCTCGATCGCCGCCAGTTTCGTCGCCCGCGCTCCCGCCGACGGCTACACGCTGTTCGTGACGACCAACACGACGCATTCGGCCAATCCCTATCTGCTCAAGACCATGAGCTATGATCCGATCAAGGATTTCACCCCGATCGCGCGGACCGGCGACCTGCCCTTCATGCTGGTGATCAATCCCGAGATTCCGGCCAACTCGGTCGAGGAGCTGGTCGCACTGGCCAAAAAGGAGCCGGGCAAGTACTCCTACGCATCAGGCAGTTCGTCGGCGATCGTCTCGGGCGCGACCTTTGCCCGTCTCGCCGGGCTCGATCTCCTGCACGTGCCTTATAAGAGCTCACCACCCGCACTCACCGATGTCATCGCCGGCCGCGTCAGCATGATGTTCGTCGACGTGCCCACCGGCTTGCCGCACGTCAACGCCAAGGCGCTGAAGTCGCTTGCGGTGACCACGAAATATCGCTCCAAGCTTCTGCCTGACCTTCCGACCATGGACGAGGCCGGCGTGAAGGGCTTCGACATCACCTCGTGGCAGGGCTATCTCGGCCCGGCCAACATGCCGAAGGACATCGTCGTCAAGCTCAACACCGAAATCCGCAAGATCGTCGAACGCCCCGAAATCCAGAAAGACCTCGCCAACCGCGGCATGGAAGCCTTCTCCGGTACGCCGGAAGAATTCGACGCCTTCCTGAAGGATCAGCTCAAGGTGTGGGAAAAGCTGATCACGGACGCGGGGATCGAGAAGCAGTAA
- the mbfA gene encoding iron exporter MbfA yields MKAFSELTEREVLAVAISSEEEDSRIYLSFAEDLAERYPDSAKVFSEMAEEEKGHRHLLLQMYEERFGPNLPPIRREDVKGFIRRRPIWLTRNLSLDTIRKEAERMEFEAERFYARAAEQATDVGVRKLLGDLAELEKGHEHLAAKLSDAILTSDVRTMEDTTRHRMFVLQYVQPGLAGLMDGSVSTLAPLFAAAFATHHNWQTFLVGLAASIGAGISMGFAEALSDDGSMTGRGSPWLRGGICGLMTTLGGLGHTLPYLVPDSWPNAFWIATAIAGVVVFFELWAIAYIRARYMDTPFLQAVFQVVLGGVIVLAVGILIGGA; encoded by the coding sequence ATGAAGGCGTTTTCGGAGCTCACCGAACGCGAGGTGCTGGCGGTTGCGATCTCCAGCGAGGAAGAGGACAGCCGGATCTATCTCAGCTTCGCCGAGGATCTGGCAGAGCGCTATCCCGATTCCGCGAAAGTCTTCAGCGAGATGGCCGAAGAGGAAAAGGGCCATCGGCATCTGCTGTTGCAGATGTATGAGGAGCGCTTCGGACCGAACCTTCCGCCGATCCGGCGCGAAGACGTGAAGGGCTTCATCCGCCGCCGACCAATCTGGCTCACGCGTAACCTGTCGCTCGACACCATCCGCAAGGAGGCCGAGAGGATGGAGTTCGAGGCCGAGCGCTTTTACGCCAGGGCCGCCGAGCAGGCGACGGATGTCGGCGTTCGCAAGTTGCTGGGCGATCTGGCCGAGCTGGAAAAAGGACACGAGCATCTCGCGGCCAAATTATCGGATGCCATCCTGACGTCCGACGTTCGCACGATGGAGGACACCACTCGCCACCGGATGTTCGTCCTGCAATATGTTCAGCCAGGTCTTGCGGGCTTGATGGACGGCTCCGTATCCACGCTGGCGCCGCTGTTTGCGGCCGCGTTTGCAACACATCACAACTGGCAGACATTTCTTGTTGGCCTCGCCGCATCGATCGGCGCCGGCATCAGCATGGGTTTCGCCGAAGCACTGTCGGACGATGGCTCCATGACCGGACGCGGCTCGCCGTGGCTACGTGGCGGCATCTGCGGGCTGATGACGACGCTGGGCGGTCTCGGCCATACTCTGCCTTATCTCGTGCCGGACAGTTGGCCGAATGCATTCTGGATCGCGACGGCCATCGCGGGTGTTGTCGTTTTTTTCGAACTCTGGGCCATCGCCTATATCAGGGCGCGCTATATGGATACGCCGTTCCTGCAGGCCGTCTTTCAGGTGGTGCTTGGCGGCGTCATCGTTCTGGCGGTGGGCATATTGATCGGAGGCGCGTAG
- a CDS encoding antibiotic biosynthesis monooxygenase: MYAAIRQSKAKTGMAEELTRRIKEGAIPIISDVEGFMAYYVVYASDDTVTAISIFNNFAGAEESNRRGLAWSEQNLAPLLIGPATAIAGPVIVHTLA, translated from the coding sequence ATGTATGCTGCCATTCGTCAGAGCAAGGCAAAGACCGGCATGGCTGAGGAACTGACGCGCAGGATCAAGGAAGGTGCCATTCCGATCATCAGTGATGTCGAAGGTTTCATGGCCTATTATGTGGTCTATGCGTCCGACGATACGGTGACGGCGATCAGCATCTTCAATAATTTCGCGGGCGCCGAGGAGTCGAACCGACGCGGGCTCGCGTGGAGCGAACAGAATCTGGCGCCCTTGCTGATTGGACCAGCCACAGCGATAGCCGGCCCGGTTATCGTTCATACGTTGGCATAA
- a CDS encoding sugar phosphate isomerase/epimerase family protein encodes MTVFSLAHLTVLSLAPPEMIDVAARCGYRSVGLRLIAVTAESPGYPLMNDKAMMRQTKARLADTGLHVLDIELVKITPGIDVAALEPMLTAGAELGARHVIVAPYDPDLSRLADQLAAIADLAARYGIMPVMEFFPWTNVSNLHKARAIVETAGRANAGILVDTLHFDRSDSSLAELDDMPSRLLPFFHFCDAPAEKPGTVEGLLHTARAERLPPGDGGIDLCAIAAHLPKHIPVALEVPMDALTRERGPEEVARRAIAGAKRLLGD; translated from the coding sequence ATGACCGTTTTCTCGCTCGCCCACCTCACCGTGCTATCGCTGGCGCCGCCAGAGATGATCGACGTTGCCGCGCGCTGCGGCTACCGGAGTGTCGGACTGAGACTGATCGCCGTGACCGCGGAAAGCCCCGGCTACCCGCTGATGAACGACAAGGCGATGATGCGGCAAACCAAGGCGCGTCTCGCTGACACCGGACTGCACGTGCTCGATATTGAACTCGTCAAGATCACGCCCGGGATCGACGTCGCGGCGCTTGAGCCGATGCTCACCGCCGGCGCGGAGCTCGGAGCCCGCCATGTCATCGTCGCGCCCTATGATCCCGACTTGTCCCGCCTCGCCGACCAACTGGCGGCCATCGCCGATCTTGCGGCGCGATACGGCATCATGCCGGTGATGGAGTTCTTTCCCTGGACCAATGTGTCGAACCTGCACAAGGCGCGCGCCATCGTCGAGACCGCAGGCCGCGCCAATGCGGGTATCCTTGTCGATACGCTGCATTTCGACCGCTCCGACAGCAGCCTCGCCGAACTCGACGACATGCCATCGCGCTTGCTGCCGTTTTTCCATTTTTGCGATGCTCCGGCGGAGAAGCCTGGCACGGTTGAAGGACTGCTGCACACCGCGCGCGCTGAACGGCTGCCACCCGGCGACGGCGGCATCGACCTCTGCGCCATCGCCGCGCACCTGCCGAAGCATATTCCGGTCGCGCTCGAAGTGCCGATGGATGCGCTGACCCGGGAGCGCGGCCCCGAAGAAGTCGCGCGCCGCGCAATCGCCGGCGCGAAGCGCCTGCTGGGAGATTGA
- a CDS encoding DMT family transporter: MTPSAPPRQTIVGWFANQPYLLLSLTSLFWAGNIVLGRYVAGHVPPVTLACVRWIGAFFLLLPFAWTHLRTDWPVLRAQLSLMTMLALTGFAANTVLAYWGLKYTQALNALLIQSSGPLCVALWTLILFGVRLTLAQLLGIVVSMAGVLIIILRGDLTALASIQINKGDAMLFAALLVFGIYSALMLRRPVTHPMSLIAFTTAGGAILTLPISIWELNSGSPLIFDTVTLLTLAYAMIFPSALAYLFFNRGIALIGPNRAAPFLHLMPVFGSVLAIAFLGEQPQLFHLVGYVLVLSGVFIASRR; this comes from the coding sequence ATGACCCCTTCCGCTCCGCCGCGACAAACGATCGTCGGCTGGTTCGCCAACCAGCCTTATCTCCTGCTCAGCCTCACTTCGCTGTTCTGGGCCGGGAACATCGTGCTCGGCCGCTATGTCGCCGGCCACGTCCCACCGGTGACGCTGGCCTGCGTGCGCTGGATCGGGGCCTTTTTCCTGTTGCTGCCCTTCGCCTGGACGCATCTGCGCACGGACTGGCCGGTCCTCCGCGCGCAGCTTTCTCTCATGACCATGCTGGCGCTGACCGGCTTCGCTGCCAATACGGTACTGGCCTATTGGGGCCTGAAATACACGCAGGCCCTGAATGCGCTGCTGATCCAGTCGTCGGGCCCGCTCTGCGTCGCGCTGTGGACGCTGATCCTGTTCGGCGTGAGGCTGACACTGGCGCAACTGCTCGGCATCGTGGTCTCCATGGCCGGCGTGCTGATCATCATCCTGCGCGGCGATCTGACCGCACTGGCCAGTATCCAGATCAACAAGGGCGATGCGATGCTGTTCGCAGCGCTGCTGGTGTTCGGCATCTATTCGGCGCTCATGCTGCGGCGACCGGTGACCCACCCGATGTCGCTGATTGCTTTCACCACCGCCGGCGGCGCGATCCTGACCCTGCCGATCAGCATTTGGGAACTCAACTCGGGCTCGCCGCTGATCTTCGACACCGTGACGCTGCTGACGCTCGCCTATGCCATGATCTTTCCGTCCGCGCTGGCCTATCTGTTCTTCAACCGCGGCATCGCGCTGATCGGCCCCAATCGGGCGGCACCATTTCTGCATCTCATGCCGGTGTTCGGCTCGGTATTAGCGATCGCATTTCTCGGCGAGCAGCCGCAACTGTTTCACCTCGTCGGCTATGTGCTGGTGCTGTCGGGCGTATTCATCGCATCACGGCGATAG